The Rhizobium sp. ACO-34A genome segment CTCGAAATTGGAGGGAGGACTCTGGCAGGCCGCCAGCACCAACACTGCGAGAACCGCAATGACAACGCGAATGATGTTGGGGCTGACGTAATCGTTCCAATCCATGCTCTGAATGGATACCTCCGGCTCTGTGGTCTGACGGGCTTTGATGCATTCCGGAACGTGTCCGGTGAGCGGTGCCTCAGACGTGCTTCATCTCTTTGCATTTCAAAGAATTTTCGATGCGAAACCGGCGCGGTTTCGGCCTGAAACGCTCTAGTAACAGGCGACGCTGTATTGCGCGTTCTGGACTGCCATGCCGCTTACCGGCCCCATGGCGCGGGCGGCCATCGCGCCGCCCGGTCCGGCGAGGCTGACGCCGGCCAAGGCGGTTCTCGTTGCCATGGCCGTTGCCTGCGTCGCCCGCCCATGCGCCTGGATCTTGTTCAGGCATTCCTGCGCCGAGGCATAGCCCCGGGCGCGTTCGGCATCTTCCGCGGTTGCGCCGGGACGGCTGGCCGCCAGCTCGGCGGATGCCTGCCGGCTGGCCATGTCGGCGCGAAGCGTGTTCATTCGCGCGTCGCTACTGCAGCCGGCGGCAAGCAGGCACAGCGCGCCCGCGAAAAGAAGTCCTGTACGCATGATCGATGGCATCCCTGTTCATGATGCTGTTCTGGATATCCGGGGATTTTCGCCCGAGTGGGCAGGCAGGATCTCCCGACGAAACGAAGCCCTGCCAGCGCCGATGCCGGCCGTCCGGTCCGTTCACTTGCGCCTCCTGATCGCGGATGCGTGACTGACGACCAGCAGCGCGCCGATGACGGTGATGTGCTCCATCACCACATGGAACTCGATGGTGCGGAAGGGCTCTTCCATATCCCAGAAGTTATGGGCAATCGGGATGGTGAGCGCGGTGAACACGGCGAGAGCGCCCGCGCCCACCCAGGCCCAGCGGTTGATGATGACCAGCAGCGAGCCGCCGAGCAGCGTGACGACGGTCGCGACGTAGTAGAGAAGCTCCGGCTGCAGGCCGAAATGCCGCATCTCGCCGATTCCGGTTTCGTAGTCGATGAGCTTGGCGAGCCCGCTCGACCAGAACATGAAGGTCAGCACGACCCGGGCCAGCACGCGGAAGCGGCTTGAGCGCAGGACCGTATCGACGACATAGGGGATGCCGATGACCGGCGGGGATGCCTTGCGCGGTTCCGCGCCATTCAGGATGTCAGTGCTCATGGGATATTTCCTTGTTTTTTCATGGTTGTAGAGTGACCGATGCAGCCCCCGGCCGCGCCTCGTGCGGGGCCAAGGGCTGCATCGGCCTGCAATCGCCCGGCCTCAGAACTTGAGGTTGAAGTTCGCCTTGACCGACTGATCGGAGGTGTCGGAGCTGAACTGGCCGTCATAGGTGAGGCCGAGCGTTGCGTTTGCCGTCAGTGCGTAATCGAGGCCCGCTTCGATCAATGCGGCATTGCGGGAGAGAGGCGCGCCGCTGATCGAGAAGGCATCGCCGCCGCCGGCAAAGCGCATGGTGGTTTCCGGTGTCACGTCGCCGAAGGCATGCCGCCAGCCGGCCATGCCCCTTGCTGTGACGACACTGCCGCCAAGGTCGAAAGTGGTGGAGGCGCGCAGGCCGAGCGTCGTGAAGGTGGCGTCCGAATTCGTACCGTGGCCGGTCAGCGCCGCCGCTCCGCCCTCTTCGGTGAA includes the following:
- a CDS encoding DoxX family protein — translated: MPYVVDTVLRSSRFRVLARVVLTFMFWSSGLAKLIDYETGIGEMRHFGLQPELLYYVATVVTLLGGSLLVIINRWAWVGAGALAVFTALTIPIAHNFWDMEEPFRTIEFHVVMEHITVIGALLVVSHASAIRRRK